The window ACAGCTTTTAGACCAGAGTCTAATGGCTCGCTTGAACGCGCTCACGCAGTTATTAAAGACTTCTTGAAGACCCAACTCTCTCGAGAAGAACGCTGCAACGAACATTGGAGCAGGTACCTGCAAGGAGCCGTATTCACATACAATTCAACTACCCATTCATCAACGGGAGTTACACCTTACTCACTTGCGTTTGGCAAAGACCCACCCCTCATGAATCAATTGGAAGAAGAACCGGAAGCCACCTATTTGGATTTGGTAGAACAAATGCGAGTACAACTACGACGAATGCATAAGCAAGCTGCCGAAGCAATTATTGCAAGCAAGGAACGAACCAAGAAACGGTTTGACAAAACGATTAAACCGTTATCACTTGAACCAGGAGACTGGGTATGGTTAAAGAACCAAAACAGAAACCGCCTTGCCGCACTAACGAAACCTTATCTTGGGCCATATCAGGTCAAACAACTCCATGGAGACTTGAACGCTTTACTTAATATAAATGGCAAAGATACATTAGTCCATCTTAACAGACTTAAATATGCTAATCTTTCGTCTATTTTAGATTAAGTTTTCTCCTATGGAAAGGAGGGTTCGCCGAAGGGATGGCCGAGATCGAGAAACTCACGAACCTTCCAAACATCTACTTCGACCCGATGGGAACCACGAGACTCTACCATCACGAATGGAAAACACTAGTCTTCATGGATCTCCGAGACATCAAAGCGGTCGAAACGATAATCCGTGAAGCATTGAATCACCCAATCCACACAGAAGGTAATGGATTCTCGCCATCACTCTACGGACACATGTCGAATCGCTTCCAACGTagttttaatcataaaaatattttactaactAGTCTAGGATATAAAAAGGTAGAACGTAAGCGCGTGAAACGCGGTTGGTTAAATCCAATCGGCGACCTAGCTAATATTTTATTCGGCACCCTTAGTCAAAAGGACGCCCAGTATTATAACTCCGAGATAGATAAGCTGTACACAGACAATAAGCATTTGAGCGTCCTTATTCAAAACGAAACCACAATTGTTCGAAGTATTTTGAAAAACAAAGATatatttgaagataaaattACAACATACGTGAACAAAATCAACAATTATACCAACGCGAACATAGAGCGAATATATGAACGCACGAATACACTCGAACTATTACTAGAATTAAGCGAAATAATCACCGAACAtaacgaattaattgaaaaccTGCGATCAATTGTAGTTAATGGAGAACAAGGAAAAATAGACCCTTTGTTACTAGAACCTGATCAACTAAGCGAAATTTTACGAACCATCGAGCAAAAATATGGCTCTAGccgtatgatattttctaacaCAAATGAA of the Osmia lignaria lignaria isolate PbOS001 chromosome 7, iyOsmLign1, whole genome shotgun sequence genome contains:
- the LOC143305444 gene encoding uncharacterized protein LOC143305444, producing the protein MLEYCILSFLLWKGGFAEGMAEIEKLTNLPNIYFDPMGTTRLYHHEWKTLVFMDLRDIKAVETIIREALNHPIHTEGNGFSPSLYGHMSNRFQRSFNHKNILLTSLGYKKVERKRVKRGWLNPIGDLANILFGTLSQKDAQYYNSEIDKLYTDNKHLSVLIQNETTIVRSILKNKDIFEDKITTYLMENKEK